GAAAGAACTGGCAATTTTACTCTCTAAGTTAAGGGGGTTCAAGAATCCAAAGGCCTGGCTTGAGCAGTATAGAACGCCTGGAAATGCTGCCTCCGATTTACTTTGGTTGGCCTATTCTCTTGGTGATATTGAAGGTAAGGTGATCGCGGATTTAGGAGCTGGAACGGGTGTCCTAAGCTATGGGGCCCTTTTATTGGGGGCAAAGAAAGTTTATGCTGTCGAGATAGATAGTGAGGCTGTTGAAATTCTTAAAGAGAATCTTAAAGAGTTTAAGGGAAAATTTGAGGTATTCCTTGGAGATGTATCGAGTTTTAAGGTAAAAGTTGACACGGTGATCATGAATCCCCCATTTGGAAGTCAAAGGAAACATGCCGATAGACCATTTCTTCTGAAGGCCTTTGAAATATCCGACGTTATTTACTCAATCCATTTGGCCAAGGAAGATGTCAGGAATTTCATTAGGAGATTCTCCTCGGACAATGGATTCATGATAACTCATAGAATAACGACCTCAATTGAAATTCCTGCCCAGTTCTTCTTCCATCGCAAAAGGCTTGAAAGGGTGACTGTTGACATATATAGGTTCGTCAGGACTTCTTGACTTTTAGCCATGCTCCTAGCCCCACTTGCTTTGTCTTCTGCCATCTTAAATCTTCCCTCTTATATCCAAAAGCCTTTAGAATTCTCTCGACAGCTGGTAAGACCTGGTTCTCTATGTAATATTCTGCATCATACTTATGCTTCTTTCCATCGAATTCCTCTATTGCTATCGCCCTTTTGCTAATTGGCCCATCTCCCCTAAGGACTACGTATCCAATAACCATTCCCGGCTTTATCTTTATTCCCTTTGCAGCCAATCTCTTGGCAACCGCCACATGTGGTCCTATGGCTTTGTACTCGTTAAGGGGTCTTGTTATCTGTTCATATATAACAAGCTTCTCCACGGG
The window above is part of the Pyrococcus sp. NA2 genome. Proteins encoded here:
- a CDS encoding METTL5 family protein, encoding MKKKELAILLSKLRGFKNPKAWLEQYRTPGNAASDLLWLAYSLGDIEGKVIADLGAGTGVLSYGALLLGAKKVYAVEIDSEAVEILKENLKEFKGKFEVFLGDVSSFKVKVDTVIMNPPFGSQRKHADRPFLLKAFEISDVIYSIHLAKEDVRNFIRRFSSDNGFMITHRITTSIEIPAQFFFHRKRLERVTVDIYRFVRTS